The nucleotide sequence TAATCGGTTTGTTTGACACCCTGTTCTGATGTTCTGTGTGTAATACAAGAAACTAGTGTTGGTCTAGGGTATGCTTGCACATACCGATTCGACGGATCTTTTACCGTCGAATTGGTGAAGCCTTAGAATTAAATTTGGTTTGATTGTGGTTGCTTCTTGGTTCGAAATTTCAAAATTACTTCTGTGGATTACCAAAAAAGCAAACTGTTGAAATCCGAGCATCAACAGCGAAAAGGCATACTTCGTTACATTAATACAAAAAACTTGCTAAAACCCTCGTCTCTCACTTATTCCTTTGGAGCCTTGTTCAACAAATAATCCTTGAGCACATCCATCACCGACCCGAATTCCGCCTTCACCTCCGTGGGTGGGTTAGCGAACCGGCAAGCAATGTCCGGGATGGCCTTCGAGTGATAGTCAACTTTCGCCTGAGTAAACTTCAGACCGTGAGCAGTACTGACCACCACAGTCCGATCACCGGCTCCAATGACACCACTCTTCCTGAGCTTATCCAATGCGGTTAGGGCAACGCCGGTGTGAGGGCAGATAAACATCCCTGTGGAGTCGGCTTTCGCCATTGCGTCCATCAGCTCCTCCTCACTGGCTTCCTCCACGATCCCATCGCAATTCTTCAGAGCATACACGGCTCTGCCTATGGAAACAGGGTCCCCAATCTGTATAGCAGAGGCGAATGTCGAATTCGCCTTCACCGGCTTGAAATCCTTCCACCCTGACTTGTAATACAAGTAAAGCGGGTTCGCATTCGCGGCCTGAGCACAAACCATCCGCGGAATTCGATCCACTAACCCCAATTCCTGGCACATTTTGAACCCTTTGTAAAATGCATATATGTTGCCGAGATTGCCTCCCGGAACAATGACCCAATCGGGCACCTCCCAATCGAACTGCTGCAAAATTTCAATCGCCGCTGTCTTCTGCCCCTCCAGCCTCAAACTATTCAGCGAATTCGCCAAGTAAATCGGCAATTCGGCCGTGATTTCTCTGATTAGCTTCATGCAGCCGTCGAAGTCGGTGTCGATGCTCAGCACAAACGCGCCGTTCGCGATCGGCTGGACCAATTGCGCCATTGAAATTTTGTTCGCCGGTAAGAAAACAATCGAGGGAATACCTGCAGATGCGCAATAGGCGGAGAGAGCGGCCGACGTGTCGCCGGTCGAGGCGCAGCCAACTCCGATGACGGGTCGTTTGAGCTTCCTGAGCCGGTTGACCTGGCTGATTAGTACCGTCATGCCGAGGTCCTTGAAGCTGCCGGTGTGGCTGATGCCGCAGTGCTTGACCCAGAGATCATTCATGCCCATAAACTGTTTTCCGAAACGCTCCGCCCAGAAGAGGTTGGAGTTCCCCTCGAACGCCGAAACGATGTCGTCGTCGTCGATCTCAGGGAGGACCCACTCCTTCTTGGACCAGACCCCGGAGCCGTACGGCCACGTGGTCTTCCCAACGCGCGAGTCGAAGAGCCTCCGCCAGTACGCGCCATCAAACTTCCGCAACGCTTCCATGTCGTGCTGGACGTCGAGGAGGCCGCCGGATTGGCTGCGGTAGACGATTTCGTCGAGCGAGTAGGACTCGGGGGAGTCGAAGCCCGAGTTGAACGGGATGTACTTGGCCGAGAAGTTATGGGGGGAGCGGTGGCGGCGGGCCTCGTCGCGGATGTTCTCGTCGGCGGCGCGGCGGGTCTTGTTGGAAGGGTTCTGGGGCGAGGAGGTGTTTGATGCGGTGGAGGGATTGAATGTGGAGGAGGTGCAGGATACGGAGAGTGAGGGGGTAGGGGGGCGTTTGGATGCGAGGTTTTGGTAAAACGCGGGGAGATTAggggagagggaggagagagaggagtggAACAAGGCGGAGGAAGCCATGGCTGAGAGGAAAGAGAGGGGAAGCGTGTGGAAGGAGGCGGCGAGCGTTTGGAATTTGAAGGTGTTTGGAGTGGTGGGTGATCATAAGGACTAAGGAGGAAGAACAGGAGGAGCGAGGGGGTCCTGACTCATTAGTAGGTCCGTTTGGGACACGTGTATAAATTAGGCACGTTTTCGTTTtgtgtttatgaaacttatgtaatccttttttgtttttggattttttttaggaaattttAGCGAAAACttatgatactatttattttaatgaaaaatcatatttttacactaaaaagtcaattttggtactattcactttattattttgttttgtcattttcattaaaactcaaagttttcaagtttttttttattagtgttcctttttttttttatgggaaaTGTATTGAAAATCTCATTATTATTATGAAatctcatttctttctttttttttgtgtgtaaagTGTTGTCAATATTATTCATTATGTGACTGTTCACGTTCTACTAATATGTAATACCTTAATACTTGAA is from Pyrus communis chromosome 10, drPyrComm1.1, whole genome shotgun sequence and encodes:
- the LOC137747523 gene encoding threonine synthase, chloroplastic-like encodes the protein MASSALFHSSLSSLSPNLPAFYQNLASKRPPTPSLSVSCTSSTFNPSTASNTSSPQNPSNKTRRAADENIRDEARRHRSPHNFSAKYIPFNSGFDSPESYSLDEIVYRSQSGGLLDVQHDMEALRKFDGAYWRRLFDSRVGKTTWPYGSGVWSKKEWVLPEIDDDDIVSAFEGNSNLFWAERFGKQFMGMNDLWVKHCGISHTGSFKDLGMTVLISQVNRLRKLKRPVIGVGCASTGDTSAALSAYCASAGIPSIVFLPANKISMAQLVQPIANGAFVLSIDTDFDGCMKLIREITAELPIYLANSLNSLRLEGQKTAAIEILQQFDWEVPDWVIVPGGNLGNIYAFYKGFKMCQELGLVDRIPRMVCAQAANANPLYLYYKSGWKDFKPVKANSTFASAIQIGDPVSIGRAVYALKNCDGIVEEASEEELMDAMAKADSTGMFICPHTGVALTALDKLRKSGVIGAGDRTVVVSTAHGLKFTQAKVDYHSKAIPDIACRFANPPTEVKAEFGSVMDVLKDYLLNKAPKE